One Halichondria panicea chromosome 3, odHalPani1.1, whole genome shotgun sequence genomic region harbors:
- the LOC135333767 gene encoding FAD-dependent oxidoreductase domain-containing protein 1-like isoform X1, translating to MDTTVLVTTENGNKEHIGCDHFVNTGGPWASQLALMAGIGDPTHSNRVMRAPLPVKPRRRCVFVIKCPDLITEECPMLINIDGTYFRKEGVQNTFICGVGTPEHLDHDDLELEVDYSLFDEYVWPSIAHRVPAFESLKLQSAWAGYYDYNTLDQNAIIGRHPVINNLVFANGFSGHGIQQSPAVGRAVSEIVLDGCSHSIDLSRFSFERVVNGQPYIQRKKHCVREIFFIHILTPNFIQMCL from the exons GTCACTACTGAAAATGGCAACAAAGAACACATAGGATGTGATCATTTCGTCAATACTGGTGGACCCTGGGCTTCTCAACTGGCTTTGATGGCTGGAATTGGAGACCCCACTCACTCTAACAGAGTCATGCGTGCCCCCCTCCCAGTGAAACCACGGCGACGGTGTGTGTTTGTCATAAAATGCCCGGATCTCATCACTGAAGAATGCCCTATGCTTATTAATATTGATGGCACGTATTTCCGGAAGGAAGGAGTACAAAACACTTTCATATGTGGAGTGGGGACCCCTGAG CACCTGGATCACGATGACCTTGAGTTAGAAGTGGACTATTCACTGTTTGACGAGTATGTGTGGCCTAGTATTGCACACAGGGTACCAGCATTTGAATCTTTGAAG TTGCAAAGTGCTTGGGCTGGTTACTATGATTACAACACTCTGGATCAAAACGCAATTATCGGGAGGCACCCTGTCATTAATAACTTGGTATTTGCCAATGGCTTTAGTGGCCATGGCATACAACAGTCACCAGCTGTAGGTAGAGCAGTTAGCGAAATTGTTTTAGATGGTTGTTCGCACTCTATTGATCTCAGTAGATTTTCCTTTGAAAGAGTTGTGAATGGTCAGCCATATATACAAAGAAAAAAACATTGTGTAAGAGAGATTTTTTTTATACATATTCTTACGCCAAACTTCATTCAGATGTGTctttaa
- the LOC135333679 gene encoding tolloid-like protein 2 isoform X2: protein MLQQIFITLLLIFHLASSTHEKSTDKNVEEVKDEFNGHFSDPSAKAAMIKHIGDMAFIKVPHGKNQSTDQTRTRRNAIRYSSALWPNAQVPYTISPDFSENDREVILQAMRHWEDRTCLRFFPRTTERYFIYILSGDGCYSYVGRLHRNYQPQGVSLGPGCVYLRTAIHEIGHAIGFYHEHTRHDRDQYVNVITNNIRNGQAGNFAKARPGQTLTLGYGYDYASIMHYTGTSFAKSRSNPTIVAKDEGIVFGSAQELSPLDILLKANALYRCGSTRPPISTYPQSTKALTLPDGITCGGVMEGKSGTFYSPSYPNHIVNQRCAWVIRVPEGYRVRLSFPGLRLEQSAGCIKDYVQVFIGRSINPEDGEYLSRNARDGKFCSSSQIYTSNYVYDNTATVYYHTDSSNTGPGTPRGLRVDFSTIDINECGGQSNRCHTCTNLDGSYRCECKNGYYHSPAASTCFDFNECAYDNGGCDHICDNTGGSYICKCNPGYYLQADGLSCTITPTAPPTVAPPTTPTTVPPPTTRTTTISMTTPTTQPPTPATICGPSLFTGASGSFQTSAWPTTYPLNFNCEWNIQVPSPGCNARLTFDDLAFGIAGKTTENCPKDYLKIHDTTGLIHTICDLGRPSLITATGNTTLYFFAGPYHGPKRTGFRIEYTIVCPTTPLPITRPTTVATTSPDPTTPLPTTRPTTRPPTPPTTIAPTTLPPPTPNCPVLLSNPQGNFACGGVMPMGQRFGPANLPSGPITGTISCTWITFGSAQVRFKYFDIPNSEQCSSNSVAVYDGFRSEGQLIEKMCGEKCTDHIVPGIGSILTVILEVSSPGSFRGFYAQFEKLED, encoded by the exons ATGCTACAGCAAATCTTCATAACTCTTCTGCTCATATTTCACCTGGCATCTTCCACTCATGAGAAATCAACAGACAAGAATGTAGAAGAGGTCAAAGATGAGTTTAATGGACATTTCTCAGACCCTTCAGCCAAAGCAG CCATGATAAAGCACATTGGAGACATGGCATTCATCAAAGTTCCTCACGGCAAGAATCAGTCCACAGATCAGACAAGAACTAGGAGAAATGCGATACGTTATTCCAGCGCTCTATGGCCGAATGCACAAGTACCATACACCATTTCTCCTGACTTTAGTG AAAATGATAGGGAAGTAATCCTGCAGGCAATGAGGCACTGGGAAGACAGAACTTGTCTTCGATTTTTTCCTCGCACAACAGAACGCTACTTCATCTATATCCTTTCAGGAGATGG GTGCTATTCTTATGTTGGACGTCTGCATCGCAATTATCAACCTCAAGGTGTCTCTCTGGGTCCGGGATGTGTGTATTTGAGAACAGCTATTCATGAGATAGGACATGCAATAGGATTTTATCATGAGCACACTCGGCATGACCGGGATCAGTACGTAAACGTAATCACAAATAACATCCGTAATGGACAAGCAGGCAATTTTGCGAAAGCTAGACCTGGTCAAACACTTACATTAGGTTATGGCTATGACTATGCCAGCATTATGCACTACACTGGTACTTCGTTTGCAAAGTCCCGTAGCAATCCGACTATTGTAGCGAAAGACGAAGGAATTGTGTTCGGCTCTGCACAAGAACTAAGCCCTTTGGATATCCTTCTTAAAGCAAATGCCCTTTATCGATGTG gTTCTACAAGGCCCCCGATTAGCACCTACCCACAAAGTACTAAAGCCCTGACCCTTCCGGACGGAATCACATGTGGTGGAGTCATGGAAGGTAAAAGTGGAACATTCTACTCGCCGAGTTATCCCAACCATATTGTGAATCAGAGGTGTGCATGGGTGATTCGGGTGCCTGAAGGATACAGAGTTCGCCTGAGTTTTCCAGGACTCCGCCTAGAGCAGAG TGCTGGGTGCATTAAAGACTATGTCCAAGTATTTATTGGACGATCTATAAACCCTGAGGATGGTGAATATCTTTCAAGAAATGCTAGAGATGGCAAATTTTGCAGCTCTAGCCAGATATACACCTCAAACTATGTGTATGACAACACAGCAACTGTCTACTACCACACTGATAGTAGCAACACAGGACCTGGTACACCGCGGGGACTTCGGGTGGACTTCTCAACAATTG ACATCAATGAGTGTGGTGGCCAATCAAACAGatgtcacacatgcacaaatctTGACGGATCGTACCGCTGTGAATGTAAAAATGGATACTATCACTCTCCAGCAGCAAGTACTTGCTTTG ATTTCAATGAGTGTGCATACGATAATGGAGGATGTGATCATATTTGTGACAACACTGGAGGCTCTTATATATGTAAATGTAATCCTGGCTACTACCTACAAGCAGATGGTCTGAGCTGCACAATAACACCTACTG CCCCACCAACTGTTGCTCCCCCTACTACTCCAACTACTGTCCCTCCACCCACAACCAGAACGACCACAATTTCCATGACAACACCGACCACACAGCCCCCCACACCTGCTACTATATGTGGGCCAAGTCTTTTCACAGGTGCCTCTGGAAGCTTCCAAACATCTGCCTGGCCCACGACCTATCCCTTAAATTTTAACTGTGAATGGAACATCCAAGTTCCTTCTCCAGGATGCAATGCTCGCCTCACATTTGATGATTTAGCTTTTGGGATAGCTGGAAAAACAACTGAAAACTGTCCCAAAGATTATTTGAAGATCCACGATACTACCGGCTTAATTCACACCATTTGTGATCTTGGTAGACCTTCTCTCATCACTGCAACTGGCAATACCACACTATACTTCTTTGCTGGACCATATCATGGACCAAAACGTACGGGATTCAGGATTGAGTACACGATAGTCT GTCCAACCACTCCCCTACCTATCACCAGGCCAACTACAGTAGCCACGACATCACCAGATCCAACCACTCCCCTACCCACCACCAGGCCAACTACTAGACCCCCTACACCTCCAACCACCATTGCCCCAACTACACtaccaccacccactccaAATTGCCCTGTTTTACTATCCAACCCTCAAGGAAACTTTGCTTGTGGTGGAGTCATGCCGATGGGTCAACGTTTTGGACCTGCTAATCTTCCCTCAGGCCCTATCACTGGTACAATTTCATGCACTTGGATTACCTTCGGTTCTGCCCAAGTTCGTTTCAAGTATTTTGATATTCCCAACAGTGAGCAATGCTCGTCTAATTCTGTTGCGGTGTACGATGGATTTAGAAGTGAGGGTCAATTGATTGAGAAGATGTGTGGAGAGAAGTGTACCGATCACATAGTCCCAGGGATAGGAAGTATCTTGACTGTGATTCTGGAGGTGTCTTCCCCAGGATCGTTCAGAGGATTTTATGCACAATTTGAAAAGCTAGAGGACTAA
- the LOC135333768 gene encoding bone morphogenetic protein 1 homolog: MHYTGTSFAKSRSNPTIVATDEGIVFGSAQELSPLDVLKANALYRCGSTRPPISTYPQSTKALTLPDGITCGGVMEGKSGTFYSPSYPNHIVNQRCAWVIRVPEGYRVRLSFPGLSIEQSAGCIKDYVQVFTGRSINPEDGEYLSRNARDGKFCSSSQIYTSNYVYDNTATVYYHTDSSNTGPGTPRGLRVDFSTIDINECGGQSNRCHTCTNLDGSYRCECKNGYYHSPAASTCFGK, translated from the exons ATGCACTACACTGGTACTTCGTTTGCGAAGTCCCGTAGCAATCCGACTATTGTAGCGACAGACGAAGGAATTGTGTTCGGCTCTGCACAAGAACTAAGCCCTTTGGATGTCCTTAAAGCAAATGCCCTTTATCGATGTG gTTCTACAAGGCCCCCGATTAGCACCTACCCACAAAGTACTAAAGCCCTGACCCTTCCGGACGGAATCACATGCGGTGGAGTCATGGAAGGTAAAAGTGGAACATTCTACTCGCCGAGTTATCCCAACCATATTGTGAATCAGAGGTGTGCATGGGTGATTCGGGTGCCTGAAGGATACAGAGTTCGCCTGAGTTTTCCAGGACTCAGCATAGAGCAGAG TGCTGGGTGCATTAAAGACTATGTCCAAGTATTTACTGGACGATCTATAAACCCTGAGGATGGTGAATATCTTTCAAGAAATGCTAGAGATGGCAAATTTTGCAGCTCTAGCCAGATATACACCTCAAACTATGTGTATGACAACACAGCAACTGTCTACTACCACACTGATAGTAGCAACACAGGACCTGGTACACCGCGGGGACTTCGGGTGGACTTCTCAACAATTG ACATCAATGAGTGTGGTGGCCAATCAAACAGatgtcacacatgcacaaatctTGACGGATCGTACCGCTGTGAATGTAAAAATGGATACTATCACTCTCCAGCAGCAAGTACTTGCTTTGGTAAGTGA
- the LOC135333679 gene encoding tolloid-like protein 1 isoform X1 yields the protein MLQQIFITLLLIFHLASSTHEKSTDKNVEEVKDEFNGHFSDPSAKAAMIKHIGDMAFIKVPHGKNQSTDQTRTRRNAIRYSSALWPNAQVPYTISPDFSENDREVILQAMRHWEDRTCLRFFPRTTERYFIYILSGDGCYSYVGRLHRNYQPQGVSLGPGCVYLRTAIHEIGHAIGFYHEHTRHDRDQYVNVITNNIRNGQAGNFAKARPGQTLTLGYGYDYASIMHYTGTSFAKSRSNPTIVAKDEGIVFGSAQELSPLDILLKANALYRCGSTRPPISTYPQSTKALTLPDGITCGGVMEGKSGTFYSPSYPNHIVNQRCAWVIRVPEGYRVRLSFPGLRLEQSAGCIKDYVQVFIGRSINPEDGEYLSRNARDGKFCSSSQIYTSNYVYDNTATVYYHTDSSNTGPGTPRGLRVDFSTIDINECGGQSNRCHTCTNLDGSYRCECKNGYYHSPAASTCFDFNECAYDNGGCDHICDNTGGSYICKCNPGYYLQADGLSCTITPTAPPTVAPPTTPTTVPPPTTRTTTISTTTPTTQPPTPATICGPSLFTGASGSFQTPAWPATYPLNFNCEWNIQVPSPGCNVRLTFDDLAFGIAGKTTKNCPKDYLKIHDTTGLIRTICDLGRPSLITATGNTRLYFFAGPYHGPKRTGFRIEYTTVCPTTLPPTTRPTTVATTSPDPTTPLPTTRPTTRPPTPPTTIVPTTLPPPTPNCPVLPFNPQGTFSCGGFFQIGQSFGPTNLPFGPFLGTTKPQCNWIIFGVGPFQVVFNYFDIPSSRQCSSNSVSVHNGFGTDSNSPLIEKMCGEKCGEYTVTGTGNIMTVTLRVSSPGSFRGFYAQFQKI from the exons ATGCTACAGCAAATCTTCATAACTCTTCTGCTCATATTTCACCTGGCATCTTCCACTCATGAGAAATCAACAGACAAGAATGTAGAAGAGGTCAAAGATGAGTTTAATGGACATTTCTCAGACCCTTCAGCCAAAGCAG CCATGATAAAGCACATTGGAGACATGGCATTCATCAAAGTTCCTCACGGCAAGAATCAGTCCACAGATCAGACAAGAACTAGGAGAAATGCGATACGTTATTCCAGCGCTCTATGGCCGAATGCACAAGTACCATACACCATTTCTCCTGACTTTAGTG AAAATGATAGGGAAGTAATCCTGCAGGCAATGAGGCACTGGGAAGACAGAACTTGTCTTCGATTTTTTCCTCGCACAACAGAACGCTACTTCATCTATATCCTTTCAGGAGATGG GTGCTATTCTTATGTTGGACGTCTGCATCGCAATTATCAACCTCAAGGTGTCTCTCTGGGTCCGGGATGTGTGTATTTGAGAACAGCTATTCATGAGATAGGACATGCAATAGGATTTTATCATGAGCACACTCGGCATGACCGGGATCAGTACGTAAACGTAATCACAAATAACATCCGTAATGGACAAGCAGGCAATTTTGCGAAAGCTAGACCTGGTCAAACACTTACATTAGGTTATGGCTATGACTATGCCAGCATTATGCACTACACTGGTACTTCGTTTGCAAAGTCCCGTAGCAATCCGACTATTGTAGCGAAAGACGAAGGAATTGTGTTCGGCTCTGCACAAGAACTAAGCCCTTTGGATATCCTTCTTAAAGCAAATGCCCTTTATCGATGTG gTTCTACAAGGCCCCCGATTAGCACCTACCCACAAAGTACTAAAGCCCTGACCCTTCCGGACGGAATCACATGTGGTGGAGTCATGGAAGGTAAAAGTGGAACATTCTACTCGCCGAGTTATCCCAACCATATTGTGAATCAGAGGTGTGCATGGGTGATTCGGGTGCCTGAAGGATACAGAGTTCGCCTGAGTTTTCCAGGACTCCGCCTAGAGCAGAG TGCTGGGTGCATTAAAGACTATGTCCAAGTATTTATTGGACGATCTATAAACCCTGAGGATGGTGAATATCTTTCAAGAAATGCTAGAGATGGCAAATTTTGCAGCTCTAGCCAGATATACACCTCAAACTATGTGTATGACAACACAGCAACTGTCTACTACCACACTGATAGTAGCAACACAGGACCTGGTACACCGCGGGGACTTCGGGTGGACTTCTCAACAATTG ACATCAATGAGTGTGGTGGCCAATCAAACAGatgtcacacatgcacaaatctTGACGGATCGTACCGCTGTGAATGTAAAAATGGATACTATCACTCTCCAGCAGCAAGTACTTGCTTTG ATTTCAATGAGTGTGCATACGATAATGGAGGATGTGATCATATTTGTGACAACACTGGAGGCTCTTATATATGTAAATGTAATCCTGGCTACTACCTACAAGCAGATGGTCTGAGCTGCACAATAACACCTACTG cccCACCAACTGTTGCTCCCCCTACTACTCCAACTACTGTCCCTCCACCCACAACCAGAACGACCACAATTTCCACGACAACACCGACCACACAGCCCCCCACACCTGCTACTATATGTGGGCCAAGTCTTTTCACAGGTGCCTCTGGAAGCTTCCAAACACCTGCCTGGCCCGCGACCTACCCCTTAAATTTTAACTGTGAATGGAACATCCAAGTTCCTTCTCCAGGATGCAATGTTCGCCTCACATTTGATGATTTAGCTTTTGGGATAGCTGGAAAAACAACTAAAAACTGTCCCAAAGATTATTTGAAGATCCACGATACTACCGGCTTGATTCGCACCATTTGTGACCTTGGTAGACCTTCTCTCATCACTGCAACTGGCAATACCAGACTATACTTCTTTGCTGGACCATATCATGGACCAAAACGTACGGGATTTAGGATTGAGTACACGACAGTCTGTCCAACCACTCTCCCGCCTACCACCAGGCCAACTACAGTAGCCACGACATCACCAGATCCAACCACTCCCCTACCTACCACCAGGCCAACTACTAGACCCCCTACACCTCCAACCACCATTGTCCCAACTACACTACCACCACCCACTCCGAATTGCCCTGTTTTACCATTCAACCCTCAAGGAACGTTCAGTTGTGGTGGATTCTTCCAGATAGGTCAAAGTTTCGGACCTACTAATCTGCCCTTTGGCCCTTTCCTTGGCACCACAAAGCCTCAATGCAATTGGATAATTTTCGGTGTTGGACCATTCCAAGTCGTGTTCAATTATTTCGATATTCCCAGCAGTAGGCAATGTTCGTCTAATTCTGTTTCGGTGCACAATGGATTTGGAACTGATTCAAATTCTCCATTGATTGAGAAGATGTGTGGGGAGAAGTGTGGCGAGTACACAGTCACAGGGACAGGAAATATCATGACCGTGACTCTGCGGGTGTCTTCCCCAGGATCGTTCAGAGGATTCTATGCACAATTTCAAAAAATTTAA
- the LOC135333679 gene encoding tolloid-like protein 1 isoform X3 yields MRYVIPALYGRMHKYHTPFLLTLVAMRHWEDRTCLRFFPRTTERYFIYILSGDGCYSYVGRLHRNYQPQGVSLGPGCVYLRTAIHEIGHAIGFYHEHTRHDRDQYVNVITNNIRNGQAGNFAKARPGQTLTLGYGYDYASIMHYTGTSFAKSRSNPTIVAKDEGIVFGSAQELSPLDILLKANALYRCGSTRPPISTYPQSTKALTLPDGITCGGVMEGKSGTFYSPSYPNHIVNQRCAWVIRVPEGYRVRLSFPGLRLEQSAGCIKDYVQVFIGRSINPEDGEYLSRNARDGKFCSSSQIYTSNYVYDNTATVYYHTDSSNTGPGTPRGLRVDFSTIDINECGGQSNRCHTCTNLDGSYRCECKNGYYHSPAASTCFDFNECAYDNGGCDHICDNTGGSYICKCNPGYYLQADGLSCTITPTAPPTVAPPTTPTTVPPPTTRTTTISTTTPTTQPPTPATICGPSLFTGASGSFQTPAWPATYPLNFNCEWNIQVPSPGCNVRLTFDDLAFGIAGKTTKNCPKDYLKIHDTTGLIRTICDLGRPSLITATGNTRLYFFAGPYHGPKRTGFRIEYTTVCPTTLPPTTRPTTVATTSPDPTTPLPTTRPTTRPPTPPTTIVPTTLPPPTPNCPVLPFNPQGTFSCGGFFQIGQSFGPTNLPFGPFLGTTKPQCNWIIFGVGPFQVVFNYFDIPSSRQCSSNSVSVHNGFGTDSNSPLIEKMCGEKCGEYTVTGTGNIMTVTLRVSSPGSFRGFYAQFQKI; encoded by the exons ATGCGATACGTTATTCCAGCGCTCTATGGCCGAATGCACAAGTACCATACACCATTTCTCCTGACTTTAGTG GCAATGAGGCACTGGGAAGACAGAACTTGTCTTCGATTTTTTCCTCGCACAACAGAACGCTACTTCATCTATATCCTTTCAGGAGATGG GTGCTATTCTTATGTTGGACGTCTGCATCGCAATTATCAACCTCAAGGTGTCTCTCTGGGTCCGGGATGTGTGTATTTGAGAACAGCTATTCATGAGATAGGACATGCAATAGGATTTTATCATGAGCACACTCGGCATGACCGGGATCAGTACGTAAACGTAATCACAAATAACATCCGTAATGGACAAGCAGGCAATTTTGCGAAAGCTAGACCTGGTCAAACACTTACATTAGGTTATGGCTATGACTATGCCAGCATTATGCACTACACTGGTACTTCGTTTGCAAAGTCCCGTAGCAATCCGACTATTGTAGCGAAAGACGAAGGAATTGTGTTCGGCTCTGCACAAGAACTAAGCCCTTTGGATATCCTTCTTAAAGCAAATGCCCTTTATCGATGTG gTTCTACAAGGCCCCCGATTAGCACCTACCCACAAAGTACTAAAGCCCTGACCCTTCCGGACGGAATCACATGTGGTGGAGTCATGGAAGGTAAAAGTGGAACATTCTACTCGCCGAGTTATCCCAACCATATTGTGAATCAGAGGTGTGCATGGGTGATTCGGGTGCCTGAAGGATACAGAGTTCGCCTGAGTTTTCCAGGACTCCGCCTAGAGCAGAG TGCTGGGTGCATTAAAGACTATGTCCAAGTATTTATTGGACGATCTATAAACCCTGAGGATGGTGAATATCTTTCAAGAAATGCTAGAGATGGCAAATTTTGCAGCTCTAGCCAGATATACACCTCAAACTATGTGTATGACAACACAGCAACTGTCTACTACCACACTGATAGTAGCAACACAGGACCTGGTACACCGCGGGGACTTCGGGTGGACTTCTCAACAATTG ACATCAATGAGTGTGGTGGCCAATCAAACAGatgtcacacatgcacaaatctTGACGGATCGTACCGCTGTGAATGTAAAAATGGATACTATCACTCTCCAGCAGCAAGTACTTGCTTTG ATTTCAATGAGTGTGCATACGATAATGGAGGATGTGATCATATTTGTGACAACACTGGAGGCTCTTATATATGTAAATGTAATCCTGGCTACTACCTACAAGCAGATGGTCTGAGCTGCACAATAACACCTACTG cccCACCAACTGTTGCTCCCCCTACTACTCCAACTACTGTCCCTCCACCCACAACCAGAACGACCACAATTTCCACGACAACACCGACCACACAGCCCCCCACACCTGCTACTATATGTGGGCCAAGTCTTTTCACAGGTGCCTCTGGAAGCTTCCAAACACCTGCCTGGCCCGCGACCTACCCCTTAAATTTTAACTGTGAATGGAACATCCAAGTTCCTTCTCCAGGATGCAATGTTCGCCTCACATTTGATGATTTAGCTTTTGGGATAGCTGGAAAAACAACTAAAAACTGTCCCAAAGATTATTTGAAGATCCACGATACTACCGGCTTGATTCGCACCATTTGTGACCTTGGTAGACCTTCTCTCATCACTGCAACTGGCAATACCAGACTATACTTCTTTGCTGGACCATATCATGGACCAAAACGTACGGGATTTAGGATTGAGTACACGACAGTCTGTCCAACCACTCTCCCGCCTACCACCAGGCCAACTACAGTAGCCACGACATCACCAGATCCAACCACTCCCCTACCTACCACCAGGCCAACTACTAGACCCCCTACACCTCCAACCACCATTGTCCCAACTACACTACCACCACCCACTCCGAATTGCCCTGTTTTACCATTCAACCCTCAAGGAACGTTCAGTTGTGGTGGATTCTTCCAGATAGGTCAAAGTTTCGGACCTACTAATCTGCCCTTTGGCCCTTTCCTTGGCACCACAAAGCCTCAATGCAATTGGATAATTTTCGGTGTTGGACCATTCCAAGTCGTGTTCAATTATTTCGATATTCCCAGCAGTAGGCAATGTTCGTCTAATTCTGTTTCGGTGCACAATGGATTTGGAACTGATTCAAATTCTCCATTGATTGAGAAGATGTGTGGGGAGAAGTGTGGCGAGTACACAGTCACAGGGACAGGAAATATCATGACCGTGACTCTGCGGGTGTCTTCCCCAGGATCGTTCAGAGGATTCTATGCACAATTTCAAAAAATTTAA
- the LOC135333679 gene encoding tolloid-like protein 1 isoform X4 has product MLQQIFITLLLIFHLASSTHEKSTDKNVEEVKDEFNGHFSDPSAKAAMIKHIGDMAFIKVPHGKNQSTDQTRTRRNAIRYSSALWPNAQVPYTISPDFSENDREVILQAMRHWEDRTCLRFFPRTTERYFIYILSGDGCYSYVGRLHRNYQPQGVSLGPGCVYLRTAIHEIGHAIGFYHEHTRHDRDQYVNVITNNIRNGQAGNFAKARPGQTLTLGYGYDYASIMHYTGTSFAKSRSNPTIVAKDEGIVFGSAQELSPLDILLKANALYRCGSTRPPISTYPQSTKALTLPDGITCGGVMEGKSGTFYSPSYPNHIVNQRCAWVIRVPEGYRVRLSFPGLRLEQSAGCIKDYVQVFIGRSINPEDGEYLSRNARDGKFCSSSQIYTSNYVYDNTATVYYHTDSSNTGPGTPRGLRVDFSTIDINECGGQSNRCHTCTNLDGSYRCECKNGYYHSPAASTCFDFNECAYDNGGCDHICDNTGGSYICKCNPGYYLQADGLSCTITPTAPPTVTPPTCGGALTSAIGTLQTPQWPETYPFNFDCE; this is encoded by the exons ATGCTACAGCAAATCTTCATAACTCTTCTGCTCATATTTCACCTGGCATCTTCCACTCATGAGAAATCAACAGACAAGAATGTAGAAGAGGTCAAAGATGAGTTTAATGGACATTTCTCAGACCCTTCAGCCAAAGCAG CCATGATAAAGCACATTGGAGACATGGCATTCATCAAAGTTCCTCACGGCAAGAATCAGTCCACAGATCAGACAAGAACTAGGAGAAATGCGATACGTTATTCCAGCGCTCTATGGCCGAATGCACAAGTACCATACACCATTTCTCCTGACTTTAGTG AAAATGATAGGGAAGTAATCCTGCAGGCAATGAGGCACTGGGAAGACAGAACTTGTCTTCGATTTTTTCCTCGCACAACAGAACGCTACTTCATCTATATCCTTTCAGGAGATGG GTGCTATTCTTATGTTGGACGTCTGCATCGCAATTATCAACCTCAAGGTGTCTCTCTGGGTCCGGGATGTGTGTATTTGAGAACAGCTATTCATGAGATAGGACATGCAATAGGATTTTATCATGAGCACACTCGGCATGACCGGGATCAGTACGTAAACGTAATCACAAATAACATCCGTAATGGACAAGCAGGCAATTTTGCGAAAGCTAGACCTGGTCAAACACTTACATTAGGTTATGGCTATGACTATGCCAGCATTATGCACTACACTGGTACTTCGTTTGCAAAGTCCCGTAGCAATCCGACTATTGTAGCGAAAGACGAAGGAATTGTGTTCGGCTCTGCACAAGAACTAAGCCCTTTGGATATCCTTCTTAAAGCAAATGCCCTTTATCGATGTG gTTCTACAAGGCCCCCGATTAGCACCTACCCACAAAGTACTAAAGCCCTGACCCTTCCGGACGGAATCACATGTGGTGGAGTCATGGAAGGTAAAAGTGGAACATTCTACTCGCCGAGTTATCCCAACCATATTGTGAATCAGAGGTGTGCATGGGTGATTCGGGTGCCTGAAGGATACAGAGTTCGCCTGAGTTTTCCAGGACTCCGCCTAGAGCAGAG TGCTGGGTGCATTAAAGACTATGTCCAAGTATTTATTGGACGATCTATAAACCCTGAGGATGGTGAATATCTTTCAAGAAATGCTAGAGATGGCAAATTTTGCAGCTCTAGCCAGATATACACCTCAAACTATGTGTATGACAACACAGCAACTGTCTACTACCACACTGATAGTAGCAACACAGGACCTGGTACACCGCGGGGACTTCGGGTGGACTTCTCAACAATTG ACATCAATGAGTGTGGTGGCCAATCAAACAGatgtcacacatgcacaaatctTGACGGATCGTACCGCTGTGAATGTAAAAATGGATACTATCACTCTCCAGCAGCAAGTACTTGCTTTG ATTTCAATGAGTGTGCATACGATAATGGAGGATGTGATCATATTTGTGACAACACTGGAGGCTCTTATATATGTAAATGTAATCCTGGCTACTACCTACAAGCAGATGGTCTGAGCTGCACAATAACACCTACTG